The sequence GGGGCTAGACGACCGGTTTCGGCTCGCGGACCGCCATTTCGACGGCTACTACGCGCAGGCGAGCTATTTCCTGACGGGCGAGCACCGGCCCTACGACCGGACCCTCGGCGTATTCGAGCGCGTCGTGCCGGAGAAGCCGTTCCAGTTGCACGGCGGCGGCTGGGGCGCGTGGGAAGTGGCCGTCCGCTACGACGAACTCGATTTGAACGACTTTGACTTCCGCAGCGGCGTCATCGGCGGGCGCGGGCGCAGCCTGACGTTCGGGTTGAACTGGTACCTGACCGCGAACACGCGGCTCATGTTGAATTACGTGCAGAGCGACATCAGTCAATACGCCTACGGCGGCGGCATCGACATCATTGAAGCGCGGTTCCAGGCGGATTTCTGAGCCTGTTCCGGAGGACACCCATGCAGCATATCCGGTCCATTTCCAAGAGCAGGGCGCCGACCCCGGCGATGACCCTGCTCGAGAAACAGGCGCTGAGCGACATGCTCCAGCGTAACCTGTCGCAGGTCGCCGCGTTCCTGAGTCTCATTTCGGGCCTGAAACCGCAGGAGCCCTGAGTCCATGAAGCACCTGTCGCGCATCAGCCGGGGCAGGCCCTTGCCTGCCCTGTACTACCAGATCAGCCTCACTCAGAAAATCATGGAGCTTGCCACCCTCGCGTCCTTCGTTGATTCCTTCCTCGGCGTCATCAAAGGCCTCTTCGCGCCCCAGGAATAGCATCTCCGTGACACGGGCGTCCCGCCCGTGCGGGTCAGTGAGAGTGGTCTGAAAACATGGTTCCCGCTTTCGAGCGGATGATGCCCATGCCACGGCGGCACGGCGGAGGCGACGTGTTCTAGTTCTTGCCGTTCCCGTTCCCGTTTTTGCGTTGTGGCGCGGGGCTGTAGGCAAAGCGCCAGGCGAAAGCCGCAAAGACCGCGATCACGGCCAGCACGGCGCCAACCACGCCCATGCGGACCCAGTCAGCCGTCTGCATGGCCGAGACCGCCGCGGCGATTCCTGCGAAAAAGCCAGGTTTGGGTGCTTTGGCCGCCGCCGGGGCGGTCTCGGGCGGTGCCGCATCTGCGGCGGGCGCAGCGGCGGGCGCCGCGGACCGGGCCGCCAGCGCGGCGTCCGGAGGCGCACTTGCGCGCGCGCGCGTCTTCTGCTCCGGCGCGAGGGCCTCGGCAGGGGTGGCTTGGGCCTCGGCCCCGGCTGTTTCTGGCGCCGGGGCGTCGGGGCCGGCCTGATTGGGGGCATTGCCGTCCGGCGCGGCCGGAAGTGGCCAGAGGCCGCCCGTGCCGGGTGTGCCGGGCGTTTGCGGTGCTGCGTTCGGGTCCAACGCCACCGTCAACGGTCCGCTGGAAGTCCCCGGCATGGCAGAAGAACCCGTGACCGGCCCCTGAGCCGGGGGTTTCTCCCGGTCCAGGGTCTGCTGCTCCGGTGTGAGGCCCTGGTCCTGGCCCTGCTTGTCGGGTTGCTGCGTGGGGTCGTAGTTGTCCGCGTAGTATCCATAGCCGCGGCCATAATAGCCGCCGCCGCGCCGGGGCCGTCTGCCGCCGCCGCCCGGCGTCACCGTGCCGCCACCGCCGCCGCCGTCGGCCTGAGGTTCCACAACGATGATCGACCGGGATACCGGCGATGCGGCGTTGCCAGCGGCGTCGCTTACGGTATAGGTCAAGGTATACGAGCCTGTCANNNNNNNNNNNNNNNNNNNNNNNNNNNNNNNNNNNNNNNNNNNNNNNNNNNNNNNNNNNNNNNNNNNNNNNNNNNNNNNNNNN is a genomic window of Candidatus Hydrogenedentota bacterium containing:
- a CDS encoding porin: GLDDRFRLADRHFDGYYAQASYFLTGEHRPYDRTLGVFERVVPEKPFQLHGGGWGAWEVAVRYDELDLNDFDFRSGVIGGRGRSLTFGLNWYLTANTRLMLNYVQSDISQYAYGGGIDIIEARFQADF